Genomic DNA from Setaria italica strain Yugu1 chromosome V, Setaria_italica_v2.0, whole genome shotgun sequence:
ATTTGTTTGGAGACCGCACTGatttctaaaatatttttaccatcACTTATTTGTGACTAGAGGGAGTATTTAACAAGCATGGTTAATAAAGGTTTTTACTGTCAAGTGCCTTTGTTGTCTGCATGATTTGCTGGATGTATAGTTTGGACAATGCCTAAAGATCACCCTGCCCCTTTGGCAGAATCTAAATCTCTGCAGATTAGACGTGGTCCGCAGCTGTCTGCTGGTCCTAGAAGGTGGATGCCTATCTTAAGAAGCACGCAAAGGTATGCTGGCTGCGCATTGTTTGCCTTCCCTACTTTCTCTAGCTAGTGCCAGTTGGCATGAACAGAATGGTGGATTTCTCTTTAAGTCGTTATTTGATCCGTGCAAGCTTCTCTATGCTTTGAAATCCAGGATGGATATTGCCAAGTTGGCCAGCAGATTGATAGAGTGAGAATGACGGGGGATCTCCTATTCTTCATGCATATTGAACTGCGAATCTGATGGACAAGCTAGTGGCCTACCATTATACCTATATATATGCAGGTGGAACATGAAATTCTGAGCTCTTGTAGCTAGTAGAAAACCAAGAGAAATAGAAGCACACACGACCAAGATGAGTCTGGTGAGAGGACTTGGAAACGTGGCCAGAAGATGGAGAGAACTCAATGGTGTGAATTATTGGAAGGGGCTTCTTGATCCCCTTGACATCGACCTCCGGAGGAACATCATCAACTATGGTGAGCTCTCCCAGGCAGCCTATACTGGGCTAAACAGAGAGAGGAGATCAAGGTATGCTGGGTCTTGCCTCTTCAACCGCAGGGATTTTCTCAGCAGGGTGGATGTATCGAACCCAGATTTGTATGAGATTACAAAGTTCGTATATGCAATGTGTACAGTCAGCCTGCCTGATGGATTCATGGTTAAGTCTCTGTCAAAGGCTGCATGGAGCAGGCAGTCAAATTGGATGGGGTTTGTTGCAGTAGCTACTGACGAGGGTAAGGAAGTGCTTGGGAGGCGGGATGTGGTGGTGGCATGGCGTGGGACAATACGAATGGTAGAGTGGATGGATGATCTTGATATTTCCTTAGTGCCTGCTTCAGAAATAGTTCTTCCAGGCAGTGCAATTAACCCCTGTGTGCATGGAGGGTGGCTTTCTGTCTACACAACTGCTGATCCAGGATCGCAATACAACCAAGAGAGTGCAAGACATCAGGTAACTCATTCAAGCTCTTGAATGCTCAGAAACCAATAGAAATTGTCTCATGTTTCTAAGGAAAGCTGTACCAACCTGTGGGCAAGTTAGCAGAAAGTTGTTGAAGTACTAGAGTGGAATATTATTTGTAATAGTGTATATGCTTGAAGTGTAGGTGTTCTTCCATTAGAGTTCAAGTTAAGGAAAGAACGAAGCGATGTCTGCAAAGAGTAATACTCAATTAAAATAGCTTGATTTGTGTGCACTCAAGCACCGCTTTGCCTTTTGAAGTAGTTAGCTGTTCTCTAGTTGAGCAGTGGTGTTTCAGAAGCGCTCTTCGGGTATCTCAGAAACGAGCACATAGGCTATTTCTGTTTTTTGAGTTAGGTAACCCACCCACTTTGACACCTTGGGGATTGGACTCGGGTGGTGTAGTTGCCTCTCTACCCCTTCACCACTGGGAACTCATCATGGTGGCAACAAATAAATCCCATTGCAGCAATGCACCTTCTTGTTTAGAGGTAGTTTGGTTCAATGTATGATACTAAATCAGTAAAAGTTTCTTGGCAGGAAGGTTAAAGGTTAGTTGGTCCATGTAAGAAAAACAAACTTCCAATTTCCACTAGGGGAACAGTCCAATGGCCTAGTCGTGGGGAGGTTTTTTAAGCTCCCAACCGGCATTGACTTGGGTTTCTTTTCCTTTAGTGAATGCCAAAACTCCTAGCTGGTTTCtgaaaagaaacaagaaaaagatTCCACCGGGTTTTTTTCTGGTGGTGTTACATTGCACCTTAGCACTAGATAACCATCATTATGatttcaggtgggagatgaTCCCACTCATGAACCATCTGGAGCTTAGCCTGCAAAAAAGATAATCATGGCACAATTACTGCACTGAGAACATAAAAGGTTTGGACATATTTTTTACAAACTAGATCTTGAACAGTGCTATCCCTGTATGCATCATTTTCTCGTTGATCGTGCATATCTGGTGAAGCCCCTTCATTTTGCTCATCATTTGTTAGAAAATAGAATGAATCTGTGTTGATCAAACTAACAAAAAATTAGCAGGTGTTGAATGAGGTCAAAAGGATACAGGATTTGTACAAGAACGAGGAGACAAGCATCACCATAACAGGTCACAGCCTTGGGGCAGCACTTGCCACCATCAATGCCATTGACATCGTCTCTAATGGCTACAACAAGAGCTGCCCTGTGTCCGCATTTGTCTTTGGAAGCCCTAGAGTTGGCAACCCCGACTTTCAGAAAGCATTTGACAGCGCAGCTGATCTGAGATTGCTCCGAGTTCGAAACTCTCCTGATGTGGTCCCAAAATGGCCAAAGCTAGGATACAATGATGTCGGTACAGAGCTAATGATCGACACAGGGGAATCACCCTACCTGAAGGCCCCTGGAAACCCCTTAACATGGCATGACATGGAGTGCTACATGCATGGTGTTGCAGGGACGCAGGGGAGCAGTGGAGGGTTCAAGTTGTTGGTTGATCGAGACATTGCCTTGGTGAACAAACATGAAGATGCACTGAAGAATGAGTATTCAATTCCAACATCATGGTGGGTGGTACAGAACAAAGGTATGGTGAAAGGCAAGGATGGCCGGTGGCATCTAGCCGACCATGAGGATGATGACTACTGACTGATGTAGCCTGGCAGCTCATCATTTACCAGTTTGTTACGGGACAGCTGCGCTTGTCTGGTTTGACTGATGTAATTATCTCATTAGGACAAAAGTTACAATTCACCAGCTCAAAAggcaaaataaagaaaactagTTTGTGTGTCCATTGCTGTTTAACACTAAAGGAATGCGTCTTATTATGTTTGAAATTGTATTTGACAAATTTCTGTATTCAAAATCATGAGTCTTATTAACTTTATCTGTTGTAATGGAGTCTTATTATTGAAATTGTATTTGTTGAATTGTTTATCTGTGCTTCGATTTTCATCGCGAAGCTTgttctagcaaaaaaaaaaagaatcttcTCATGGATAAGTGGAACTGCTTGGATAAGTGGTGCTAGACCCCTCCTAATCTCATGGATGAGGCAAAAGTAAGGCTTACTGTCTGAAAAACTATTAgggtgggagtttcatagaggttttatgcacattaaatacgatgacacatcagcatatgtgatgacatggcaacaCAACtatgaagagagagagggaaggagttcatcaggatgaaactgtgtatgcactgtttccaagactatgaaacttgATGAAACTGGCATTGGAGGCTAGAGAGTTTCATTTTATCtgaccatatccaatcacatacCTTGCAATTAAATGGTATGCGCAgactatgaaatcgtgaaataaAATTGCATTGGGGGATTGATTTCATTCATCAACTCAAATTTCTTTTGGGGACATGTCACTCTTGGAAACCACGAGTTGAAACTCCCCACTAGGAATAGCCAAACCTATTCATCCTTTTAGTACTATAATTAGTGTAATGGCGTAATGtatttctatatatatatataatgtatTGAATTTGTGGAAAAAGCTAGATGGCAACTCCATAAAGGGGGGAAAGAATGGGCATGCCAACTCTACTCAAATTCATTAGCGGCCAATAAAACCTTCTCATTGTCCCGATGGCTCCGGCCCCCGGATCtgcccatctctctctctctctccttttctcgATCAGTCGGTCTCATGTTGGCATCTGCCATGAATTACTGATGGATCAGCATCACCGTCCAACAACACCTTCCTCTGGCCAGGCGCTGGCTCCGGCGAGGTGGCTTTGACAGGCTGCCACTTCGTCCCCCCCAACAGGCAACAGCTTCTTCCAAACCGGAGGTGATCACCTTTCTAGTGTTGGATTGGATATTTCGATTAGGGCATTAGGCTTAACCACCCTCTGCTGccgtgcaatttttttttgtttattgttTCCACATGCATCGTTTCGCGATCAAAATATCCCGCTGATCTCATTTCCTTTCGTCTTCCCGTTGCTGCAGTTGTTGGTATAATAGATCCAGTACTGCTTTTGAAACCTCTCTTTTTGAAAAGCTGATCTTGAATACGCCGCGTCGTTTTCCTCGCCTTGTGACCGTAGATTGTCCGGAAACTGGAGTCTAAAGGCTATGCGAGTATCAATTCAACGATCCTATCTGAAGATCAATGCATGTTGCATTATAGTACaccatccgtttcaaattacaggtcgttttggcttttctatatgcatagatattattatgtatctagacatagagTATATCTAATTGCATAAcgaagtctatgaatctaataaaatcaAAACAACTGTAATTTGGGTGGATGAAGTATTAGATAATTTCGACTAGCTCTCAGATTCAGACGGTCCCAGTTCGCTCTAGATCCTTGAATTCTTTCCAAGCCCACTGGCCACTGTCATGTGCCATGTGAGCAAAAGGATGCTCCATTTTTACACCTAACTAACTCCGAGAGCAACCTAAGTACCTAACCATGCAGTACCACACAGGTTGGCCCAAGAGAGGCGACAGTCACACTGCAGTGACAATGTCCCCCAGCGACATGGCCGGGCGGTGGAGGGAGCTGCAAGGCAGCGACCACTGGGAGGGCCTGCTGGACCCACTGGACGCCGGCCTCCGGCGCTGCCTCATCGCCTACGGCGAGATGATCACGGCCACCTACGAGGCGTTCATCGGCGAGAGGCGGTCCCCGAACGCCGGGATGTGCCGGTACCGCCGCGCCGACCTGCTCCGACGCGTGGACGTGTCCCACCCGGGGTGGTACGCCGCCACGCGGTACATCTACGCCACGGCCAGCGCCGAGGTGCGCGGCGAGGCGCTGCTCAGCCCGCTctgccgccatggccgcgccaGGGAGTGCAACTGGATGGGGTACGTGGCCGTGGCCACCGacgagggcgccgccgcgctcggccGCAGGGACATCGTCGTGGCGTGGCGCGGCACGCAGCGCGCGCTCGAGTGGGTGGCCGACCTCAAGCTcgcgctcgcctccgccgcggggATCCTCGGGCCCGAGGGCGCCGACGGCTCCGACCCGTCGGTGCACCGCGGGTACCTGTCGCTGTACACGTCGGCCGACGAGGGATCCAAGCTGAGCAAGAAGAGCGCCAGGATGCAGGTGTGTGCTCTGCTTCTTCCTTTCTCTCATGCAGTGTCCAGTCGGATCATCGCTCGTGTCGTGTGTAGTACGACTACAACTAGGATTGTTACATCTTGTTTGATTGTGGTTCATATCTGTTGATTTCAACaggcttttttctttttcaaataaAATTCCAACAGGCTATTAAGAAGGGCTTATAGTTTACtacacttgattttttttt
This window encodes:
- the LOC101763944 gene encoding phospholipase A1-II 2 codes for the protein MQYHTGWPKRGDSHTAVTMSPSDMAGRWRELQGSDHWEGLLDPLDAGLRRCLIAYGEMITATYEAFIGERRSPNAGMCRYRRADLLRRVDVSHPGWYAATRYIYATASAEVRGEALLSPLCRHGRARECNWMGYVAVATDEGAAALGRRDIVVAWRGTQRALEWVADLKLALASAAGILGPEGADGSDPSVHRGYLSLYTSADEGSKLSKKSARMQVLTEIARLMDKYKDEETSITVVGHSLGATLATLNAADIVANACNKSSGFDDGRRAPVTAVVFGSPRTGDRAFRDVFHRLRGLRMLRVRNKPDRIPHYPPVGYADVGVELLIDTRRSPFLKPHGNESQSHDLEVHLHGVAGWQGDGGGFELVVERDVALVNKFDDCLADEYPVPVGWKVHHNKNMVKGPDGRWVLEDHEPDYGDEEDINL